In Arthrobacter sp. SLBN-83, one DNA window encodes the following:
- a CDS encoding ArsR/SmtB family transcription factor, with the protein MLPDVFAAVSNPARRVILDELRQGPRTAGDLTGLLDLSRPAASEHLAVLREAGLVREERRGRNRVYHLQPARLAEIGGWVKHFEHYWNQRLDALADLLDEEKPS; encoded by the coding sequence AACCCGGCACGGCGCGTCATCCTGGACGAGCTGCGGCAGGGCCCGCGGACAGCCGGTGACCTCACCGGCCTGCTGGACCTTAGCCGCCCGGCAGCGTCCGAGCACCTTGCCGTGCTCCGTGAGGCGGGGCTGGTCCGGGAGGAGCGGCGGGGCAGGAACAGGGTGTATCACCTGCAGCCTGCCCGGCTCGCCGAGATCGGCGGCTGGGTAAAGCACTTCGAGCACTACTGGAACCAGCGGCTGGATGCCCTGGCCGACCTTCTGGACGAGGAGAAACCGTCATGA
- a CDS encoding SRPBCC family protein: MTENAIRLERRYPHPVAAVWAALTTPELLARWWAPGDIAPVVGHRFSMDMDAWGQQQCEVLTVDPGTSISFLFSQGQLDTTITWRLEPVDGGTILHFEHAGFQLDTPMGRHAIEGMGNGWPSLLARIDGLLAEAA; encoded by the coding sequence ATGACCGAGAACGCCATCCGGCTGGAACGCCGCTACCCACACCCCGTTGCCGCTGTCTGGGCCGCCCTGACCACCCCTGAACTGCTGGCCCGCTGGTGGGCGCCGGGCGACATCGCGCCCGTGGTGGGCCACCGCTTCAGCATGGACATGGACGCCTGGGGCCAGCAGCAGTGCGAGGTGCTCACCGTGGACCCGGGCACGTCCATCAGCTTCCTGTTCTCGCAGGGCCAACTGGACACCACCATCACCTGGCGCCTTGAACCCGTGGACGGCGGCACCATCCTCCACTTCGAGCACGCCGGCTTCCAGCTCGACACCCCCATGGGCCGGCACGCCATCGAGGGCATGGGCAACGGCTGGCCATCCCTGCTGGCCCGGATCGACGGTCTCCTTGCCGAAGCTGCCTGA
- a CDS encoding SOS response-associated peptidase: MCGRYVMSKASGDLLSHFDAKEVEGSLPPPSWNVAPTEPVPIVAERLDEGSIERHLLVAHWGLVPSWAKDIKIGNKLINARSESILEKPAFRKAAVKRRAILPADGYYEWQKTEDGKKIPNYLYSEKEPMLGFAGLYEWWADPSVPEDDPGRWLLSCTVLTTTAQDSLGHVHDRSPVIIPRDRFAEWLDPDLTDKNDIQHLLDTLPEPVLTPRVVSTRVNSVRNDGPELIEPAE; this comes from the coding sequence ATGTGCGGCAGATACGTCATGTCCAAGGCCAGCGGGGACCTCCTGAGCCACTTTGACGCAAAAGAGGTTGAAGGCAGCCTGCCCCCACCCAGCTGGAACGTGGCCCCCACCGAGCCGGTGCCGATCGTGGCCGAACGGCTGGACGAGGGCAGCATCGAACGGCACCTGCTGGTGGCCCACTGGGGCCTGGTCCCGTCCTGGGCCAAGGACATCAAGATCGGCAACAAGCTGATCAATGCCCGCAGCGAGAGCATCCTGGAGAAGCCGGCATTCCGTAAGGCAGCTGTGAAAAGACGCGCAATTCTTCCTGCCGACGGCTACTACGAGTGGCAAAAGACGGAAGACGGCAAGAAGATCCCCAACTACCTGTACTCCGAGAAGGAACCGATGCTCGGCTTTGCCGGCCTGTACGAGTGGTGGGCCGATCCTTCAGTGCCGGAGGATGACCCGGGCCGGTGGCTCCTGAGCTGCACTGTCCTAACCACCACCGCCCAGGACTCCTTGGGCCACGTCCACGACAGGTCCCCGGTGATCATTCCCCGCGACCGCTTCGCTGAGTGGCTGGACCCGGACCTGACGGATAAGAACGATATCCAGCACCTCCTGGACACTCTTCCCGAGCCCGTTCTGACCCCACGGGTAGTCTCCACGAGGGTAAACAGTGTGCGGAACGACGGGCCGGAGTTGATTGAGCCGGCCGAGTGA
- a CDS encoding DUF5671 domain-containing protein, whose amino-acid sequence MTAPAAPTVPTPTGSLATLRRLILYVLLFALVVIAASGVSGLLERLFRTATTLVSGDVTGLALSLAFTLIGGPLALLLWWFVWRRLDDEAERRAPGWGLYLTGMYAVSLIIASTSLLDLATSFIGTQESQWPSPLATGVVWAAIWWWHRWMWKHPGKASRHLEDVRAVVGSVFGLLLGTGAAIAALSALLDVAIRGFTATAAFEPWWVDVLRSLVWAAGGALVWWWHWFREGGRRFQTGLVDVAIIGVGIFLAGITALGGLGVILFVLLRLAFDRSDPLDNLLEPLAPAIAAATIGALVWRYHRSTSVDRSTRTRRASLLVTSAVALAAAASGVGVVVNALLAAAVSPLAGRATRTLLLGGISSLAVGAPVWWLAWKPRHQPRSADEIPPGRRVYLVAFFGVSAVVALITLLVIGYRLFEFLLGEVSGGSVLDRIRAPLGLLVAAGLVAGYHFALWRHDRTLLAAAAPVHQRVIERVTLVSGYRPDAVDPEALARGIADATGAKVTTWLRADDGGAGLPPSSDLSPVAGDVIRQVAAALEATAGQQVLVIAGPGTRLEVVPLIPPGAAVPAGPAPGRVLRP is encoded by the coding sequence ATGACGGCGCCGGCAGCACCAACGGTCCCCACGCCAACAGGCAGCCTGGCAACCCTCCGCCGGCTGATCCTCTACGTCCTGCTGTTCGCGCTGGTGGTCATCGCCGCGTCAGGTGTAAGCGGGCTGCTGGAGCGCCTTTTCCGTACGGCAACCACCCTGGTCTCCGGCGACGTGACCGGGCTGGCCCTGTCCCTGGCCTTCACCCTGATCGGCGGCCCACTGGCACTGCTGCTCTGGTGGTTCGTATGGCGCCGGCTCGACGACGAAGCCGAGCGCAGGGCGCCCGGCTGGGGCCTTTACCTGACCGGCATGTACGCCGTCTCGCTTATCATTGCCAGCACGTCGCTGCTGGATCTTGCCACGTCCTTCATTGGCACCCAGGAGAGCCAGTGGCCGTCCCCGCTTGCCACCGGGGTCGTCTGGGCGGCCATTTGGTGGTGGCACCGGTGGATGTGGAAGCACCCCGGCAAAGCGTCGCGCCACCTCGAGGACGTGCGCGCCGTCGTCGGCTCCGTCTTTGGGCTGCTGCTGGGCACCGGTGCCGCGATCGCTGCGCTCAGCGCACTGCTGGACGTCGCGATCCGCGGTTTCACGGCAACCGCCGCCTTTGAGCCCTGGTGGGTTGACGTCCTCCGGTCCCTGGTCTGGGCAGCTGGCGGCGCGCTGGTGTGGTGGTGGCATTGGTTCCGGGAGGGCGGCCGGCGCTTCCAGACCGGCCTGGTGGACGTCGCCATCATTGGCGTGGGCATCTTCCTGGCCGGCATCACCGCCCTTGGCGGGCTGGGCGTCATCCTGTTCGTCCTCCTGCGGCTGGCGTTCGACCGCAGCGATCCCTTGGACAACCTGCTTGAACCACTCGCTCCTGCCATCGCCGCCGCGACCATCGGGGCGCTGGTGTGGCGCTACCACCGCAGCACGTCCGTGGACCGTTCCACCAGGACCCGGCGGGCCAGCCTCCTGGTGACGTCGGCAGTGGCGCTTGCCGCTGCGGCGTCGGGTGTTGGCGTTGTGGTCAACGCACTGCTGGCTGCAGCCGTATCGCCCTTGGCGGGCAGGGCTACACGGACCCTTCTTTTGGGCGGCATCAGTTCCCTGGCGGTGGGTGCGCCGGTGTGGTGGCTGGCGTGGAAGCCCCGGCACCAGCCGCGGAGCGCGGATGAGATTCCGCCAGGCCGGCGCGTGTACCTGGTGGCATTTTTTGGCGTGAGCGCGGTGGTGGCACTCATTACGCTGCTGGTGATTGGCTACCGGCTCTTCGAATTCCTGCTGGGCGAGGTCAGCGGCGGCAGCGTCCTGGACCGCATCCGCGCACCGCTGGGCCTCCTGGTGGCCGCCGGGCTTGTGGCGGGCTACCACTTTGCGTTGTGGCGTCATGACCGGACACTGCTTGCCGCGGCGGCCCCCGTACACCAGAGGGTGATCGAGCGGGTCACCCTGGTCAGCGGCTACCGCCCTGATGCCGTGGACCCGGAGGCCCTGGCGCGCGGCATCGCTGACGCCACCGGGGCGAAGGTGACCACCTGGCTGAGGGCGGACGACGGCGGCGCCGGACTTCCGCCGTCGTCCGATCTTTCGCCTGTGGCTGGGGACGTCATCCGGCAGGTTGCGGCGGCGCTGGAAGCCACTGCCGGGCAGCAGGTCCTGGTAATCGCGGGGCCGGGAACCCGGTTGGAGGTTGTCCCGCTGATACCTCCCGGCGCTGCGGTTCCTGCCGGTCCGGCACCCGGCCGGGTCCTACGGCCCTAG
- a CDS encoding helix-turn-helix domain-containing protein → MTTESSTTAAPATSELLATVGNKVRAMRKEKGMTLAKLSDVTGLSQAIVSQIERGMANPSFTTLAQLAHGLDIPVGRFFIGQDQTKSPVVRRSARRNLKNVTRESVGEAVHELLTPDRDGTIEAQWIMTPPGHDTSATPFTHSGEEFCYIISGRKDVYLDGVCYSLEEGDSITYPAETPHWYKNSYEEVCVAIWVNAPHKW, encoded by the coding sequence ATGACCACCGAGAGTAGCACCACCGCGGCGCCGGCCACCAGCGAACTGCTGGCCACGGTTGGCAACAAAGTGCGGGCCATGCGCAAGGAAAAGGGCATGACCCTGGCCAAGCTCTCGGACGTCACCGGACTCAGCCAGGCGATCGTCAGCCAGATCGAACGCGGAATGGCCAACCCGTCCTTCACAACCCTCGCCCAGCTGGCCCATGGACTGGACATCCCCGTGGGAAGGTTCTTCATTGGCCAGGATCAAACCAAGTCTCCCGTCGTCCGCAGATCCGCACGGCGGAACCTGAAAAACGTCACCCGCGAATCCGTGGGGGAGGCAGTTCACGAACTGCTTACCCCGGACCGTGACGGCACCATCGAAGCGCAATGGATCATGACGCCCCCAGGGCACGACACCAGCGCAACACCCTTCACCCACAGCGGGGAAGAGTTCTGCTACATCATTTCGGGCCGGAAGGACGTCTACTTGGACGGCGTCTGCTACAGCCTGGAAGAGGGCGATTCCATCACCTATCCGGCAGAGACCCCGCACTGGTACAAGAACAGCTACGAAGAGGTATGCGTAGCCATCTGGGTAAACGCACCACACAAGTGGTAG
- a CDS encoding MFS transporter, translated as MLDIQATDNAVPSSRSTTPSPRNRDKFTPEVRKGLLGLGLGNALEWYDWMVFGLLSAFIGPNFFPNTEPLSATLNALAVFAVGFAFRPLGGILLGTLADRIGRRRVMLLSIMLMAGTTLVIAITPSYATIGAWSGIILVACRILQGISTGIEAPLSTSHAVELAPEGREGYVAGIMSFYVNIGILLASLVSFVCSLAIGGAAMGEWGWRVPFIIGAVFGFVVLYLRRSLPETLKEEERATNTAKTVWSGVGKHWLSVLAIVFVVGAAQAYNYAWNVGLPSAARSGFKEDPTAVFALTTILGVILVVGSWIIGKLADGRSMSRWFLVTRILAIPSVFLMLLYVQPGIGGFAAVLLGGSIVLVLNMTLYNVVSSSLMPKNIRGTGVALGYGIGVAIFGGTASYLLVWLQSLNLTWVFPVYVAVLSILSIVFYLAARRSNGIFVGK; from the coding sequence ATGCTCGACATCCAAGCGACGGACAACGCTGTACCGTCATCCCGCTCCACCACTCCATCCCCCCGCAACCGCGACAAATTCACCCCCGAAGTCCGCAAGGGCCTCCTGGGCCTGGGGCTGGGCAACGCCCTCGAATGGTACGACTGGATGGTCTTCGGCCTCCTGTCCGCCTTCATCGGCCCCAACTTCTTCCCCAACACCGAGCCCCTCTCCGCCACCCTGAACGCGCTGGCCGTGTTTGCCGTCGGATTCGCCTTCCGTCCCCTGGGCGGCATCCTGCTGGGCACCTTGGCAGACCGCATCGGCCGCCGACGCGTGATGCTGCTGTCCATCATGCTTATGGCCGGCACTACCCTGGTCATCGCCATCACCCCCAGCTACGCCACCATCGGAGCCTGGTCCGGCATCATCCTGGTGGCCTGCCGCATCCTGCAGGGCATTTCCACCGGCATCGAAGCCCCGCTCTCCACCTCCCACGCCGTCGAACTGGCGCCCGAAGGCCGCGAAGGCTACGTGGCCGGCATCATGTCCTTCTACGTCAACATCGGCATCCTGCTCGCCTCCCTGGTCAGCTTCGTCTGCAGCCTGGCAATCGGCGGTGCAGCCATGGGGGAGTGGGGCTGGCGCGTTCCGTTCATCATCGGGGCAGTCTTCGGCTTCGTGGTGCTCTACCTGCGCCGCTCGCTGCCGGAAACCCTCAAGGAAGAAGAGCGCGCCACCAACACGGCCAAAACCGTATGGTCCGGCGTGGGCAAGCACTGGCTCTCCGTCCTGGCCATCGTCTTCGTGGTGGGCGCCGCCCAGGCCTACAACTACGCCTGGAACGTGGGCCTGCCCAGCGCAGCCCGCAGCGGCTTCAAGGAAGACCCCACCGCAGTCTTTGCCCTCACCACCATCCTGGGCGTCATCCTGGTGGTGGGAAGCTGGATCATCGGCAAACTGGCCGACGGCCGGTCCATGTCCCGCTGGTTCCTGGTGACCCGCATCCTGGCCATCCCCTCCGTGTTCCTGATGCTCCTGTACGTCCAGCCGGGCATCGGCGGGTTCGCGGCGGTCCTGCTGGGCGGCTCGATTGTCCTGGTCCTGAACATGACCCTCTACAACGTGGTCAGCTCCTCCCTGATGCCCAAGAACATCCGCGGCACCGGCGTGGCCCTGGGCTACGGCATCGGTGTGGCCATTTTCGGCGGCACCGCCTCCTACCTCCTTGTCTGGCTGCAGTCCCTGAACCTCACCTGGGTCTTCCCGGTCTACGTAGCCGTCCTCTCCATCCTCAGCATCGTTTTCTACCTCGCCGCACGCCGCTCCAACGGCATCTTCGTCGGAAAGTAA
- a CDS encoding FAD-dependent oxidoreductase — translation MNNTPSFTAPKTGSLELSTTTADLTAPVISRSNVLVVGGGPAGVAAAVTAARSGAKVTLLERYSSLGGLASGGMVLVLDDMINGQDITVTGIVSEYVERLQKLGLAIVPPAEDRRTSEELWNKWGRYGTFDFHSHTNPKPICYAAAFDPDGWKRASNDLVREAGVDLRLHSWFSRPIVDNGVIKGVICETKLGPQAFMADVVIDTTGDIDVASRAGASYAKDNYLTTLVFRLGNVDTAAAEAFEQANPKEARAINRKIKRLLGGAWELWWLKTPIDGVVWCNAPHMTGFDGVDPADMTAAEFAARDKISEAVDYVRANLPGFEKCYMLDVASQMGVRQTRLLQGEYVMTKDDVTSRRHFQDSVARGRDYYYPYRSLLPKEVDQLLVAGRHYSATPEAQKMSREIPPCMAMGQAVGVAAALAVESGVLVRDVAAADIQQGMRRHGADPGDVPSSNATLDAEAAVLA, via the coding sequence ATGAACAACACACCCAGCTTCACCGCGCCCAAAACCGGTTCCCTGGAGCTCTCCACCACCACGGCGGACCTCACCGCCCCGGTGATCTCCCGGTCAAACGTCCTGGTGGTTGGCGGTGGTCCCGCAGGCGTGGCCGCCGCCGTCACCGCCGCCCGCTCCGGCGCCAAGGTGACCCTCCTGGAGCGCTACTCCTCCCTGGGCGGCCTGGCCTCCGGCGGCATGGTGCTGGTGCTGGACGACATGATCAACGGCCAGGACATCACCGTCACCGGCATCGTGTCCGAATACGTGGAACGCCTGCAGAAACTGGGCCTGGCCATCGTCCCGCCCGCCGAGGACCGCCGCACCTCGGAGGAACTGTGGAACAAGTGGGGCCGCTACGGCACCTTCGACTTCCACTCCCACACCAACCCCAAGCCCATCTGCTACGCCGCGGCCTTCGATCCGGACGGCTGGAAGCGCGCCTCCAACGACCTGGTCCGCGAGGCTGGCGTGGACCTGCGGCTGCACTCCTGGTTCTCCCGCCCCATCGTGGACAACGGCGTGATCAAGGGCGTCATTTGCGAAACCAAGCTGGGCCCGCAGGCCTTCATGGCGGACGTGGTCATCGACACCACCGGCGACATCGACGTCGCCTCCCGCGCCGGCGCCAGCTACGCCAAGGACAACTACCTCACCACCCTCGTCTTCCGGCTGGGCAACGTGGACACCGCCGCCGCCGAAGCCTTCGAACAGGCCAACCCCAAGGAAGCCCGCGCCATCAACCGCAAGATCAAGCGCCTCCTGGGCGGCGCCTGGGAGCTGTGGTGGCTCAAGACCCCCATCGACGGAGTGGTGTGGTGCAACGCCCCGCACATGACCGGCTTCGACGGCGTGGACCCCGCGGACATGACCGCCGCTGAATTCGCCGCCCGGGACAAGATCTCCGAGGCCGTGGACTATGTCCGCGCCAACCTGCCCGGCTTCGAGAAGTGCTACATGCTGGACGTCGCCTCCCAGATGGGTGTCCGCCAAACCCGCCTGCTCCAGGGTGAGTACGTCATGACCAAGGACGACGTCACCTCCCGCCGCCACTTCCAGGACAGCGTGGCCCGCGGCCGCGACTACTACTACCCCTACCGCTCGCTGCTTCCCAAGGAAGTCGACCAGCTGCTGGTGGCCGGCCGCCACTACTCCGCCACCCCTGAGGCGCAAAAGATGTCCCGCGAAATCCCGCCCTGCATGGCCATGGGCCAGGCCGTCGGCGTCGCCGCCGCGCTCGCCGTCGAGTCCGGCGTGCTGGTCCGGGACGTAGCGGCAGCGGACATCCAGCAGGGCATGCGCCGGCACGGCGCGGACCCCGGCGACGTGCCGTCGTCGAACGCCACCCTGGACGCTGAAGCCGCGGTGCTGGCATGA
- a CDS encoding CaiB/BaiF CoA transferase family protein, with amino-acid sequence MSAATVERVEERTTAAGTNAAASPVPLPLEGIRIVDFTQVFMGPSCTQLLGDYGADIIKVERPGAGDISRNSFPDQDGQDNPIFLSINRNKRSVSVDTRTDEGREVLHRLLADADVVVSNFRSGVMERMGFGYEDLKVKNPGIIWASGTGFGPVGPYSHKGGQDAIAQAYSGVMWRRESDDQKPAIYPTTLCDYITGMHLMQGILLALRTRQASGAGQKVEVTMYDSMLHLQMQEACMQLNRGYEVNWGAMPLSGVFETTDGAVCMVGGFTPDPLARISDALGLDEDLTERPGFATLEQQFKNKPALQAIFREHFATNTTEYWTGKLEEQGLLNAPVHTLEQALADAQTEANGMIVEAEHPKVGTVKMLNAPIRLSATPPVVRRVAPRLGEHNVEVLLENGFDADTIARLQQLGVLR; translated from the coding sequence ATGAGCGCGGCAACGGTAGAGCGGGTGGAGGAACGCACGACGGCGGCGGGCACCAATGCGGCTGCCTCGCCGGTGCCCCTTCCGCTGGAAGGCATCCGGATTGTGGACTTCACCCAGGTGTTCATGGGGCCTTCCTGCACCCAGCTTCTGGGCGACTACGGCGCGGACATCATCAAGGTGGAGCGGCCCGGCGCGGGCGACATTTCCCGCAACTCATTTCCCGACCAGGACGGCCAGGACAACCCGATCTTCCTGTCCATCAACCGCAACAAGCGCAGCGTCTCCGTGGACACCAGGACAGACGAAGGCCGCGAGGTGCTGCACCGGCTCCTGGCTGACGCCGACGTGGTGGTCAGCAACTTCCGTTCCGGCGTGATGGAACGGATGGGCTTCGGCTATGAGGACCTGAAGGTGAAGAACCCGGGCATCATCTGGGCTTCCGGCACCGGCTTCGGCCCGGTGGGGCCGTACTCGCACAAGGGCGGCCAGGATGCCATCGCCCAGGCCTACTCCGGCGTGATGTGGCGCCGCGAATCCGATGACCAGAAGCCGGCCATCTACCCCACCACCCTCTGCGACTACATCACCGGCATGCATCTGATGCAGGGCATCCTGCTGGCGCTGCGCACCCGGCAGGCGTCCGGCGCGGGGCAGAAGGTGGAAGTGACCATGTACGACTCCATGCTGCACCTGCAAATGCAGGAGGCCTGCATGCAGCTCAACCGCGGCTACGAGGTTAACTGGGGCGCCATGCCGCTGAGCGGCGTCTTCGAAACCACCGACGGTGCCGTGTGCATGGTGGGCGGCTTCACCCCCGACCCGCTGGCCCGGATCTCCGACGCCCTGGGACTGGATGAGGACCTGACAGAACGGCCCGGGTTTGCCACGCTGGAGCAGCAGTTCAAGAACAAGCCCGCCCTGCAGGCCATCTTCCGCGAGCACTTCGCCACCAACACCACCGAGTACTGGACCGGAAAGCTGGAGGAACAGGGGCTGCTCAACGCCCCCGTCCACACTCTGGAACAGGCGCTCGCCGATGCCCAGACCGAGGCGAACGGAATGATCGTGGAGGCCGAGCACCCCAAGGTGGGCACGGTGAAGATGCTCAACGCCCCCATCCGGCTCTCCGCCACCCCGCCCGTTGTCCGCCGCGTGGCACCGCGCCTTGGCGAGCACAATGTGGAGGTCCTGCTGGAAAACGGCTTCGACGCGGACACTATCGCCCGTTTGCAGCAGTTGGGGGTCCTGCGGTGA
- a CDS encoding enoyl-CoA hydratase-related protein, translating into MTAVAERVDEVTLTINEGVATVTIDRQHVLNAVDGTAQARLNQIWEQLEQDPSVRAVVITGAGPRAFCVGADMSASAVDKTGLEYWAGLDPNGFGGLSLRTTLDIPVIAKVNGYALGGGMEIVLGADIVVAADSAKFGLTEPRVGRLALDGGIHQLVRRVPYTQAMGMLLTGRKAGAAEMQTMGLVNEVVPADELDDAVQRWVDQILACAPTSVRAVKQMAARTSHLTAAEARGLRLPALMAALDSEDSAEGVRAFQEKRPPVWPGC; encoded by the coding sequence GTGACGGCCGTGGCAGAGCGCGTCGACGAGGTCACCCTGACGATCAACGAGGGCGTAGCAACTGTCACCATTGACCGCCAGCACGTCCTCAACGCCGTCGATGGCACCGCGCAGGCCCGGCTCAACCAGATCTGGGAGCAGCTGGAACAGGACCCGTCCGTGCGGGCCGTGGTCATCACCGGCGCCGGGCCCCGTGCCTTCTGCGTCGGCGCGGACATGTCCGCCTCAGCCGTGGACAAGACCGGCCTGGAGTACTGGGCCGGCCTGGACCCCAACGGCTTCGGCGGCCTGAGCCTGCGCACCACCCTGGACATCCCCGTCATTGCCAAGGTCAACGGCTACGCGCTGGGCGGGGGCATGGAGATCGTCCTGGGGGCGGACATCGTTGTGGCGGCGGACAGCGCGAAATTCGGGCTGACGGAGCCCCGGGTTGGGCGGTTGGCGCTCGACGGCGGCATCCACCAGCTGGTGCGCCGCGTCCCCTATACCCAGGCGATGGGCATGCTGCTCACCGGCCGGAAGGCCGGTGCCGCCGAGATGCAGACCATGGGCCTGGTCAACGAGGTGGTTCCTGCTGACGAACTCGACGACGCAGTGCAGCGCTGGGTGGACCAGATCCTTGCGTGCGCCCCCACCTCCGTCCGGGCGGTCAAGCAGATGGCCGCCCGGACTTCGCACCTGACGGCAGCCGAAGCGCGCGGCCTCCGGCTGCCGGCCCTCATGGCCGCCCTGGACAGCGAGGACTCCGCCGAAGGCGTCCGCGCGTTCCAGGAAAAACGTCCGCCGGTGTGGCCGGGCTGCTGA